Proteins found in one Hypericibacter terrae genomic segment:
- the fliG gene encoding flagellar motor switch protein FliG, producing the protein MAEISKLDSLTGAQKAAVMMLSVGEEGAQQLFALMDEDEIKEVSQTMANLGMIHSSVVEQLFVEFANRMTSTGSLHGSFESTERLLMKVLDKDKVNAIMDEIRGPAGRTMWDKLGNVNEVVLANYLKNEYPQTVTVVLSKVKPDHAARVLTHLPEAFAMEVVMRMLRMEAVQRDVLDDVERTLRNEFMTNLARTNRRDAHELVAEIFNNLDRNTEGRFMSSLEERNRDSAERIKALMFTFEDLGNLDPGGVQTLLRAVEKDKLGTALKGASEDLRELFFSNMSERAGKMLREDMAAMGPVRLRDVDEAQQAMVQIAKDLSAKGEIILSDKKGEDELIY; encoded by the coding sequence GTGGCGGAAATTTCGAAGCTAGACAGTCTCACCGGCGCTCAGAAGGCAGCGGTCATGATGCTGTCCGTGGGCGAGGAAGGGGCTCAGCAGCTGTTCGCGCTCATGGACGAGGACGAGATCAAGGAAGTCTCGCAGACCATGGCGAACCTCGGCATGATCCACTCCTCCGTGGTGGAGCAGCTGTTCGTCGAATTCGCCAACCGCATGACCTCGACCGGCTCGCTGCACGGCTCCTTCGAGAGCACCGAGCGGCTGCTGATGAAGGTGCTCGACAAGGACAAGGTCAACGCCATCATGGACGAGATCCGCGGTCCCGCGGGTCGGACCATGTGGGACAAACTCGGCAACGTCAACGAGGTGGTGCTCGCCAACTACCTCAAGAACGAATATCCGCAGACCGTCACGGTCGTGCTGTCCAAGGTCAAGCCGGACCACGCCGCGCGCGTGCTGACGCATCTGCCCGAAGCCTTCGCCATGGAAGTGGTCATGCGAATGCTGCGCATGGAGGCGGTGCAGCGCGACGTGCTCGACGACGTGGAGCGCACGCTGCGCAACGAATTCATGACCAACCTCGCCCGCACCAACCGGCGCGACGCGCATGAGTTGGTGGCGGAGATCTTCAATAACCTCGACCGCAACACCGAGGGCCGCTTCATGTCGTCGCTCGAGGAGCGCAACCGCGACTCCGCCGAGCGCATCAAGGCCCTGATGTTCACCTTCGAGGACCTCGGCAACCTCGATCCCGGCGGCGTCCAGACGCTGTTGCGCGCGGTCGAGAAGGACAAGCTCGGGACCGCCCTCAAGGGCGCGTCGGAGGATCTCCGCGAGCTCTTCTTCTCCAACATGTCCGAGCGCGCCGGAAAGATGCTGCGCGAGGACATGGCGGCGATGGGGCCGGTCCGCCTGCGCGACGTCGACGAAGCGCAGCAGGCCATGGTCCAGATCGCCAAGGATCTCTCGGCCAAGGGCGAGATCATCCTGTCGGACAAGAAGGGCGAAGACGAGCTCATTTACTAG
- a CDS encoding FliH/SctL family protein, giving the protein MAISGKFLFDTSFDSPMEAKPEKPPAPKFGEDDLRQAREEGHAAGRAAGRAEARAEREELAARTLPAVAQALQGFAPMCERIEQQTLSWALTAALGMVRKLYPTLEQMQSVIEIEQMAIATLRDLEEEPRVVLRLPDTLIEEIRPRIAEIAKQAGFGGRLLLIADEGLGPGDCRLEWADGGIERQAQRTWVEIEQRIARSLAALSAGAGRTDSHAADDAQALPEARTA; this is encoded by the coding sequence ATGGCGATTTCCGGCAAGTTTCTGTTCGACACCTCCTTCGATTCGCCCATGGAAGCGAAGCCGGAGAAGCCGCCCGCGCCCAAGTTCGGCGAAGACGATCTGCGCCAGGCGCGCGAGGAAGGCCATGCCGCGGGCCGCGCCGCCGGCCGCGCCGAGGCGCGCGCCGAGCGCGAGGAGCTGGCGGCACGCACGCTGCCGGCCGTGGCGCAGGCTTTGCAGGGATTCGCCCCGATGTGCGAGCGGATCGAGCAGCAGACCCTGAGCTGGGCGCTGACCGCGGCCCTGGGCATGGTCCGCAAGCTCTACCCCACCCTGGAGCAGATGCAGAGCGTGATCGAGATCGAGCAGATGGCGATCGCCACCCTGCGCGACCTCGAGGAAGAGCCGCGCGTGGTGCTGCGCCTGCCCGACACGCTGATCGAGGAGATTCGCCCGCGCATCGCCGAGATCGCGAAGCAGGCGGGCTTCGGCGGGCGCCTGCTGCTGATCGCCGACGAGGGGCTCGGGCCCGGCGATTGCCGGCTCGAATGGGCCGATGGCGGCATCGAGCGTCAGGCCCAGCGCACCTGGGTCGAAATCGAACAGCGTATTGCCCGCAGCCTGGCCGCCTTGTCGGCGGGCGCCGGACGAACCGACAGCCATGCCGCGGACGACGCCCAGGCGTTGCCCGAGGCGCGGACCGCGTGA
- the fliN gene encoding flagellar motor switch protein FliN, whose amino-acid sequence MADDNLNLNELNGEGTGEPVAPPQPAPAPTNARELEAVYDIPVQVSAVLGKATMQVAQLLKLGRGAVVELDRKVGEAIDIYVNNRLVARGEVVILEDRLGVTMTEIIKSERA is encoded by the coding sequence ATGGCCGATGACAACCTCAATCTGAACGAGCTGAACGGCGAAGGGACCGGCGAGCCGGTCGCCCCCCCGCAGCCCGCTCCCGCCCCTACCAACGCCCGCGAGCTCGAAGCGGTCTATGACATTCCGGTGCAGGTCTCTGCCGTGCTCGGCAAGGCCACCATGCAGGTGGCCCAGCTGCTGAAGCTCGGCCGCGGCGCCGTCGTCGAGCTCGACCGCAAGGTCGGCGAGGCGATCGACATCTATGTCAACAACCGCCTGGTCGCACGCGGCGAGGTCGTGATCCTCGAAGACCGGCTGGGCGTGACCATGACCGAGATCATCAAATCCGAACGCGCCTGA
- a CDS encoding motility protein A — protein MAVETESNRRLRDSARTVRAGAAADPLGPIALIGAVALVALAISLGGSPLAFFHFPSFLMVVGGTFAVTCVSFSAGEVIRAHPTMVGALTTATPEPMDAARGMMTLADMVRRHGPLALQDQLPQFKSDPFLHRAMSLVVDAAPQDEIEAVMAADADASAQRMQRSASILRRAAEVAPAMGLIGTLIGLVQMLGSLDEPSKIGPAMALALLTTLYGALLANIVFGPLAAKIERNASAEAVLRQIYLIGAVSMARQENPRRLEILLNSVLPPWQQIRFFG, from the coding sequence ATGGCCGTCGAGACAGAAAGCAACAGACGCCTGCGCGACAGCGCCCGCACCGTGCGGGCGGGAGCCGCGGCCGATCCGCTGGGGCCGATCGCCCTGATCGGGGCGGTGGCGCTCGTGGCGCTGGCCATTTCCCTCGGCGGATCGCCCTTGGCGTTCTTCCATTTCCCCTCCTTCCTGATGGTGGTCGGCGGCACCTTCGCCGTGACCTGCGTCTCCTTCTCCGCCGGCGAGGTGATCCGCGCCCACCCGACGATGGTCGGCGCGCTGACCACCGCCACGCCCGAGCCGATGGACGCCGCGCGCGGCATGATGACCCTGGCCGACATGGTCCGCCGCCACGGGCCCCTCGCGCTCCAGGACCAGCTCCCGCAATTCAAGAGCGACCCCTTCCTCCATCGCGCCATGAGCCTCGTGGTCGATGCCGCCCCGCAGGATGAGATCGAGGCGGTGATGGCCGCCGACGCCGATGCGAGCGCGCAGCGGATGCAGCGCAGCGCCAGCATCCTGCGCCGTGCCGCCGAAGTGGCGCCGGCCATGGGCCTGATCGGCACGCTGATCGGCCTGGTCCAGATGCTGGGCAGCCTCGACGAGCCCTCCAAGATCGGGCCCGCCATGGCGCTGGCCCTGCTCACGACCCTTTACGGCGCGTTGCTCGCCAACATCGTCTTCGGGCCGCTTGCGGCCAAGATCGAGCGCAACGCCTCGGCCGAGGCGGTGCTGCGCCAGATCTACCTGATCGGGGCGGTGTCGATGGCGCGGCAGGAAAATCCTCGCCGCCTCGAGATCCTGCTCAACAGCGTGCTGCCGCCTTGGCAGCAAATCCGGTTCTTCGGCTGA
- the flbD gene encoding sigma-54-dependent transcriptional regulator FlbD, protein MRLLIVGSLDGPIATAGKIALSRGAKVAQVGDIDGAMEALRAGQGADLLLCDVRHDIARLIAQLKTERISLPVVACGIGTETDVAVRAIKAGAKDYLPLPPDAELIAAILAAVAEESSAFIYRDPVMREVLRLADQIAPSDASVMITGESGTGKEVMARYLHSHSKRATRPFISVNCAAIPEHLLESELFGHERGAFTGAIARRVGKFEEANGGTLLLDEISEMHPRLQAKLLRAIQEREIDRVGGTQPIKVDIRLIATSNRDLEIETRNGNFREDLYFRLNVVTLELPSLRNRPADIPALAEHFIKKYAAANAIQPPTLSAGAEAILVAHSWRGNVRELENTMHRAVLLSKGSELGPEAIMLTGQRGAPSTPEARAVAAIETAKAQVTDTAGLVGRTVADVERDLILETLNHCLGNRTHAANILGISIRTLRNKLKQYSEEGILLTGGRAANEGERQAV, encoded by the coding sequence ATGCGCCTTTTGATCGTCGGATCCCTCGACGGCCCGATCGCCACCGCCGGCAAGATCGCGCTCTCGCGCGGGGCCAAGGTGGCGCAGGTCGGCGATATCGACGGCGCTATGGAGGCCCTGCGGGCCGGCCAGGGCGCGGATCTGCTGCTGTGCGACGTGCGCCACGACATCGCCCGCCTGATCGCCCAGCTCAAGACCGAGCGGATCAGCCTGCCTGTCGTCGCCTGCGGCATCGGCACCGAGACCGACGTGGCGGTGCGGGCCATCAAGGCCGGCGCCAAGGATTACCTGCCGCTGCCGCCCGACGCCGAGTTGATCGCCGCCATCCTCGCCGCCGTCGCCGAGGAGAGCAGCGCCTTCATCTATCGCGATCCCGTCATGCGCGAGGTGCTGCGCCTCGCCGACCAGATCGCGCCCTCCGATGCCTCGGTGATGATCACCGGTGAATCCGGCACCGGCAAGGAAGTCATGGCGCGCTATCTCCACAGCCACAGCAAGCGCGCCACCCGCCCCTTCATCTCGGTCAATTGCGCGGCCATCCCCGAGCATCTGCTGGAATCCGAGCTGTTCGGCCACGAGCGGGGCGCCTTCACCGGCGCCATCGCCCGGCGCGTCGGCAAGTTCGAGGAGGCCAATGGCGGCACCCTGCTGCTCGACGAAATCAGCGAGATGCATCCGCGCCTCCAGGCCAAGCTGCTGCGCGCCATCCAGGAACGCGAGATCGACCGCGTCGGCGGCACCCAGCCGATCAAGGTCGATATCCGCCTGATCGCGACCTCCAACCGCGACCTCGAGATCGAGACCCGCAACGGCAATTTCCGCGAGGACCTCTATTTCCGCCTCAATGTCGTGACCCTGGAGCTGCCATCGCTGCGCAACCGGCCGGCGGACATCCCGGCGCTGGCCGAGCATTTCATCAAGAAATACGCCGCCGCCAACGCCATCCAGCCGCCGACCCTCTCGGCCGGTGCCGAGGCCATCCTCGTCGCCCATTCCTGGCGCGGCAATGTCCGCGAGCTCGAGAACACGATGCATCGGGCGGTACTGCTGTCCAAGGGTTCCGAGCTGGGGCCCGAGGCGATCATGCTGACGGGCCAGCGCGGCGCGCCCTCGACGCCAGAGGCCCGTGCGGTCGCCGCGATCGAGACCGCCAAGGCGCAGGTGACCGATACCGCCGGCCTGGTCGGCCGCACCGTCGCCGATGTCGAGCGCGACCTGATCCTCGAGACGCTCAATCACTGCCTCGGGAACCGGACCCACGCCGCCAACATCCTCGGCATCTCGATCCGCACGCTGCGCAACAAGCTCAAGCAGTACAGCGAAGAGGGCATCCTGCTGACCGGCGGCCGCGCCGCCAACGAAGGCGAGCGCCAGGCGGTTTGA
- the flhA gene encoding flagellar biosynthesis protein FlhA, with protein sequence MSGPGLNRIWGQLSTALKRGEIALALGVICILVVLILPMPAWLLDISLALSITISVLVLMTSLFISKPLDFSSFPTVLLIATILRLSLNLASTRLILSHGHEGTAAAGHVIEAFGNFVMSGNFVIGVIVFAILVLVNFIVITKGSGRIAEVSARFSLDAMPGKQMAIDADLSAGLIDEAEARLRRKTLEDESGFFGAMDGAAKFVRGDAVAGLIITFINVIGGMIIGVGQEGLSFTEAAHSYTILTVGDGLVTQIPAIIISTGAGLLVSKAGISGTTDKALFAQLGGYPAALGLVSFLMGAMALLPGIPTIPFLALSGAAGTGAWMLTRKLALAKSQAAVKQKEEAAAPTEETIQQTLQIDTVRLELGYGLLSLIGTERGQKLTDQIKALRRQVAREMGFVLPAVRIQDNLQLPANTYIVRIKEIEAGRGDLRPNMILVMDPRGEKITIAGEETVEPTFGLPAMWIDPAMREEAMFRGYTVVDPATVVTTHLTEVVKDNMAELMSYAETQKLVEDLGKEHQKLIGDLIPAQISMSGIQRVLQNLLAERISIRDLPAILEGVSEACGYTRNVNQITEHVRARLSRQISDSVADAEGVIQLVALSPEWEQAFAESLRGDGDDKQLAMPPTKLQQFINAVRQQFERHAMRGETPVLLTSPGIRPFVRSIVERFRPVTVVMSQNEIYARARIKTVGQI encoded by the coding sequence ATGTCGGGACCCGGGCTGAACCGGATCTGGGGCCAGCTCTCGACCGCGTTGAAGCGCGGCGAGATCGCGCTGGCGCTCGGCGTCATCTGCATCCTGGTGGTGCTGATCCTGCCGATGCCGGCCTGGCTGCTCGATATCTCGCTGGCGCTGTCGATCACCATCTCCGTCCTCGTGCTGATGACGTCGCTCTTCATCTCGAAGCCGCTCGACTTCAGCTCCTTCCCGACGGTGCTGCTGATCGCCACGATCCTGCGCCTGTCATTGAACCTGGCCTCGACCCGCCTGATCCTCTCCCATGGTCATGAAGGCACCGCCGCCGCCGGCCATGTGATCGAGGCCTTCGGTAATTTCGTGATGAGCGGCAATTTCGTCATCGGCGTGATCGTGTTCGCGATCCTGGTGCTGGTGAACTTCATCGTCATCACCAAGGGCTCGGGGCGCATCGCCGAAGTGTCGGCGCGCTTCAGCTTGGACGCCATGCCCGGCAAGCAGATGGCGATCGACGCCGACCTGTCGGCCGGCCTCATCGACGAGGCCGAGGCGCGGCTCCGCCGGAAGACGCTCGAGGACGAGAGCGGCTTCTTCGGCGCCATGGACGGCGCCGCGAAGTTCGTGCGCGGCGACGCGGTCGCCGGCCTGATCATCACCTTCATCAATGTGATCGGCGGCATGATCATCGGCGTCGGGCAGGAAGGCCTGTCCTTCACGGAGGCCGCCCACAGCTACACGATCCTGACCGTCGGCGACGGCCTCGTGACGCAGATTCCGGCGATCATCATCTCGACCGGCGCCGGCCTGCTGGTCTCCAAGGCCGGCATCAGCGGCACCACCGACAAGGCCCTGTTCGCCCAGCTCGGCGGCTATCCGGCGGCCCTGGGCCTGGTCTCGTTCCTGATGGGCGCCATGGCGCTCCTGCCCGGCATCCCCACCATCCCGTTCCTGGCGCTCTCGGGCGCGGCCGGCACCGGCGCCTGGATGCTGACGCGCAAGTTGGCACTCGCCAAGAGCCAGGCCGCTGTGAAGCAGAAGGAAGAGGCCGCGGCACCGACCGAGGAGACGATCCAGCAGACCCTGCAGATCGACACGGTACGCCTCGAGCTGGGCTATGGCCTGCTCTCGCTCATCGGCACCGAGCGAGGCCAGAAGCTCACCGACCAGATCAAGGCGCTGCGCCGCCAGGTGGCGCGCGAGATGGGCTTCGTGCTGCCGGCGGTCCGCATCCAGGACAATCTGCAGCTCCCGGCCAACACCTATATCGTGCGCATCAAGGAGATCGAAGCCGGTCGCGGCGATCTCAGGCCCAACATGATCCTGGTCATGGATCCGCGCGGCGAGAAGATCACGATCGCGGGCGAGGAGACCGTCGAGCCCACCTTCGGCCTGCCGGCCATGTGGATCGACCCCGCCATGCGGGAAGAGGCGATGTTCCGCGGCTATACCGTGGTCGATCCCGCCACCGTCGTCACCACCCACCTCACGGAAGTGGTGAAGGACAACATGGCGGAGCTCATGTCCTATGCCGAGACGCAGAAACTGGTCGAGGATCTGGGCAAGGAGCATCAGAAGCTGATCGGCGACCTGATCCCGGCGCAGATCTCGATGAGCGGCATCCAGCGCGTGCTCCAGAACCTGCTGGCCGAGCGCATCTCGATCCGCGACCTGCCGGCCATCCTCGAGGGCGTGTCCGAGGCCTGCGGCTATACCCGCAATGTGAACCAGATCACCGAGCATGTGCGGGCCCGGCTCTCGCGCCAGATCAGCGATTCGGTGGCGGACGCCGAGGGCGTGATCCAGCTCGTGGCGCTCTCGCCCGAATGGGAGCAGGCCTTCGCCGAATCGCTGCGCGGCGACGGCGACGACAAGCAACTGGCCATGCCGCCGACCAAGCTGCAGCAATTCATCAATGCCGTGCGCCAGCAGTTCGAGCGTCACGCCATGCGCGGCGAGACGCCGGTGCTGCTGACCAGCCCCGGCATCCGGCCTTTCGTGCGCTCGATCGTCGAGCGTTTCCGTCCCGTCACCGTCGTGATGTCGCAGAACGAGATCTATGCGCGCGCGCGGATCAAGACGGTCGGGCAGATCTAG
- a CDS encoding flagellar biosynthesis protein FlhF encodes MRLKTFSAGTMDEAMRRVRQELGEDAVILSTKRDGKSGVLVTAGLEDAPPAEVSTSQPRDLPQNDTAALDGLDRIAARLEFNNVPAAIADRLLNAAAELSTENPTMALAAALDAQFAFAPLIDEAPALPLLFIGPPGAGKTSSLAKLGIRARLAGVAVGAVSCDMLRAGAEAQLATYTRRLDIPAFRARDAQALARALASLPAEGLRLIDSAGSNPQSESDLAEISALVAAGDAEPVLVLAAGGDPAETADQARIYARLGARRLIVTKLDTVRRLGSLLAAAAAGGLALCEFGLSPQIGDGLVPMNPVSLARLLMGERIELPSLNPAAMEAAE; translated from the coding sequence ATGCGGCTCAAGACCTTCAGCGCAGGCACGATGGACGAGGCGATGCGCCGCGTTCGCCAGGAGCTGGGCGAGGACGCGGTCATCCTCTCGACCAAGCGCGACGGCAAGAGCGGCGTCCTCGTCACCGCCGGCCTCGAGGACGCGCCGCCGGCCGAGGTCTCGACCTCCCAGCCGCGCGACCTGCCGCAGAACGACACGGCCGCCCTCGACGGGCTCGACCGCATCGCCGCACGGCTGGAGTTCAACAACGTCCCGGCCGCGATCGCCGACCGCCTGCTCAATGCCGCGGCCGAGCTCTCCACCGAGAATCCGACGATGGCGCTGGCGGCAGCGCTCGACGCGCAATTTGCCTTCGCGCCGCTCATCGACGAGGCGCCGGCCCTGCCCCTGCTCTTCATCGGTCCGCCCGGCGCCGGCAAGACCTCGAGCCTGGCAAAACTTGGCATTCGCGCCCGGCTCGCTGGCGTCGCCGTGGGTGCCGTCTCCTGCGACATGCTGCGCGCGGGCGCCGAAGCCCAGCTTGCGACCTATACCCGCCGCCTCGATATTCCGGCCTTCCGCGCCCGCGACGCGCAAGCCCTGGCACGGGCGCTGGCCTCGCTGCCGGCCGAGGGCTTGCGCCTCATCGACAGCGCCGGCAGCAATCCGCAGAGCGAAAGCGATCTCGCCGAGATCTCGGCCCTCGTCGCGGCCGGCGATGCCGAACCGGTCCTGGTCCTGGCCGCGGGCGGCGATCCCGCCGAAACGGCCGATCAGGCCCGCATCTATGCCCGCCTCGGCGCGAGGCGCCTGATCGTCACCAAGCTCGACACCGTGCGCCGGCTCGGCAGCCTCCTGGCGGCAGCGGCAGCGGGCGGCCTTGCGCTCTGCGAGTTCGGCCTGTCGCCCCAGATCGGCGATGGGCTCGTGCCTATGAACCCGGTTTCTCTTGCCCGCCTCCTGATGGGCGAGCGCATCGAGCTGCCGTCGCTTAATCCTGCAGCCATGGAAGCCGCCGAATGA
- a CDS encoding nucleotide-binding protein, whose amino-acid sequence MTATARPLSVSQGSGPQPVGRPSRLRALAIASGKGGVGKTWLAISLAQALAKLQERVLLFDGDLGLANVDIQLGLMPRSDLGAVVERGRAMTEAITNYPPGNFDVVAGRAGTASLAAMSGERLAKLGDELFQTAAAYDRLLLDLGAGVERTVRQLCRRAGSVLVVTTDEPTALTDAYAFIKLGVSQGDIGDLRIAVNMAGSLAEGERTYSTLLRACQSFLKIEPPLAGVIRRDARVKDSIRAQTPVAIRHPDSAAAADVMALARKLKEARP is encoded by the coding sequence ATGACCGCGACAGCCCGTCCCCTTTCTGTCTCCCAAGGTTCCGGCCCTCAACCCGTCGGACGGCCCTCGCGTCTGCGCGCGCTCGCCATCGCGTCGGGCAAAGGCGGCGTCGGCAAGACCTGGCTGGCGATCTCGCTGGCCCAGGCGCTGGCGAAGTTGCAGGAGCGCGTGCTGCTGTTCGACGGCGATCTCGGTCTCGCCAATGTCGACATCCAGCTCGGATTGATGCCGCGCTCGGATCTGGGCGCCGTGGTCGAACGCGGCCGCGCCATGACCGAGGCCATCACCAATTACCCGCCCGGCAATTTCGACGTGGTCGCGGGCCGCGCCGGCACCGCCTCGCTCGCCGCCATGAGCGGCGAACGCCTGGCGAAGCTCGGCGACGAGCTGTTCCAGACCGCCGCCGCATACGACCGCCTGCTGCTCGATCTGGGCGCCGGCGTCGAGCGTACCGTCCGCCAGCTCTGCCGGCGGGCCGGCAGCGTGCTGGTGGTCACGACCGACGAGCCGACCGCGCTCACCGATGCCTATGCCTTCATCAAGCTCGGCGTCAGCCAGGGCGATATCGGCGATCTCCGGATCGCGGTGAACATGGCAGGCTCGCTCGCCGAAGGCGAGCGCACCTATTCGACGTTGCTGCGCGCCTGCCAGTCCTTCCTCAAGATCGAACCGCCGCTGGCCGGCGTGATCCGGCGCGATGCCCGCGTCAAGGACAGCATCCGCGCCCAGACGCCGGTCGCGATCCGCCATCCCGACAGCGCCGCCGCCGCCGATGTCATGGCTCTGGCGCGCAAGCTCAAAGAGGCGCGGCCGTGA
- a CDS encoding TetR/AcrR family transcriptional regulator — protein sequence MADETDGPKPASYIEQLEAQLAAAGSARAQTRARILLGVAQLLDSDGYQDAIVRHVCERLGISRGAFYQYFENRTDAVAEVLNGFCRFVFEMSVGVARGKSDFERINEVTYFYLQIYQRNKGLFAVQYKLAREKSVYSEGWRELQDKWRGRLARYIVRVTEADEGALQSALALSYMLTSLADDFLYRLIFEDEEQLRWLRRHPRRVAALISVVWYRAIFGKNPAAALEEDFQLKYSGLLPIALVR from the coding sequence ATGGCTGACGAGACGGACGGCCCCAAGCCGGCGAGCTATATCGAGCAGTTGGAAGCGCAGCTCGCCGCTGCCGGCAGCGCGCGGGCGCAGACCCGCGCGCGCATCCTGCTCGGTGTGGCGCAGCTGCTGGATTCGGACGGTTACCAGGACGCCATCGTGCGCCATGTCTGCGAGCGGTTGGGGATCTCGCGCGGCGCCTTCTATCAGTATTTTGAGAACAGAACCGACGCCGTTGCCGAGGTGCTGAACGGATTCTGCCGTTTCGTGTTCGAGATGTCGGTCGGCGTCGCACGCGGCAAGTCGGATTTCGAGCGTATCAACGAGGTCACCTACTTCTATCTGCAGATCTATCAGCGCAACAAAGGTCTCTTCGCCGTGCAATACAAGCTTGCCCGCGAGAAGTCGGTCTATTCGGAGGGCTGGCGCGAGCTGCAGGACAAATGGCGCGGCCGGCTCGCCCGATATATCGTGCGGGTGACCGAGGCCGATGAGGGCGCGCTGCAGAGCGCGCTGGCACTCTCTTACATGCTGACGTCGCTCGCGGACGATTTTCTCTACCGGCTGATCTTCGAGGACGAGGAGCAGTTGCGCTGGCTGCGCCGCCATCCGCGCCGGGTCGCGGCCCTGATCTCGGTCGTCTGGTATCGGGCGATCTTCGGGAAGAACCCGGCGGCGGCGCTGGAGGAGGACTTCCAGCTCAAATATTCGGGCCTGTTGCCGATCGCGCTGGTGCGCTAG
- a CDS encoding amidohydrolase family protein has protein sequence MTTIFDYSITAPTEELVEGYHPYPPHLANYERVYRNSTDHGELSEYRGKPLSKFFKFLDSQGIGKICVKARDIRTTFDVIIPNEAVASLVADYPDRVVGFAGADPHRGRIAVTEFEHAIRKQGLRGLNLQLYELKLTANDRMIYPLYEKCVELDVPVNLHASINFSTKSLMRYGHPLAVDEVAVDFPDLRIICGPPGWPWVQELIGVAWRHPNVYIAIESVRPNLLLKPNSGYEPLLTYGNSVLGDKIIFGSGWPLLPLARTVQEARSLPLKPANMQGFLADNAQRAVFGA, from the coding sequence GTGACGACGATCTTCGACTATAGCATTACTGCGCCCACGGAAGAGCTCGTCGAAGGGTATCACCCCTACCCGCCCCATCTCGCCAACTATGAGCGGGTCTATCGGAACTCCACCGATCACGGGGAGCTTTCCGAATATCGCGGCAAGCCGCTGTCGAAGTTCTTCAAATTTCTGGATTCCCAGGGGATCGGAAAGATCTGCGTCAAGGCACGCGACATCCGCACCACCTTCGACGTCATCATCCCCAACGAGGCCGTGGCCAGCCTGGTCGCCGATTATCCCGACCGGGTGGTCGGGTTCGCCGGCGCCGATCCGCACCGGGGCCGGATCGCCGTCACCGAATTCGAGCATGCGATCCGCAAGCAAGGCCTGCGCGGTCTCAATCTGCAGCTCTACGAGCTGAAACTGACCGCCAACGACCGGATGATCTATCCTCTCTACGAGAAATGTGTCGAGCTCGATGTTCCGGTCAATTTGCATGCTTCGATCAATTTCTCGACCAAGTCGCTGATGCGCTACGGCCATCCATTGGCCGTGGACGAGGTCGCGGTGGATTTTCCCGACCTCCGCATCATCTGCGGCCCGCCGGGCTGGCCCTGGGTGCAGGAGCTGATCGGCGTCGCCTGGCGCCACCCCAATGTCTATATCGCCATCGAATCGGTCCGGCCGAACCTGCTGCTGAAGCCGAACAGCGGCTATGAGCCGCTGCTCACCTACGGCAACTCCGTGCTGGGCGACAAGATCATCTTCGGCAGCGGCTGGCCGCTGCTGCCGCTGGCGAGGACCGTGCAAGAAGCGCGGTCGCTGCCCCTGAAGCCTGCCAACATGCAGGGATTCCTCGCCGACAATGCGCAACGGGCGGTCTTCGGCGCATAG